In Sphaerospermopsis torques-reginae ITEP-024, the genomic window TTTGTTTCTTGCACTAAACAACGAATTAGTTTATAATTTGCGGAAACAAAACACTGAGTTTCACCCTTACTAGCAGTTAAATAAACTCCTATATCTTCACGAGGAATTAACCCTAACTCTTCTATTTTTAACCATTCCTCAGAAGTAAAATTGACATAAATAAGTTGTAATTGCTGCCAAATCCGAGCAATAATTTGACTACCCCAATCTTTACCATATAAACGTTTAGATACTCGTAAAATTTGCTCTAATAATTCTTCGGAAATGATAATTCCTACAGATGAAGGTTCTAAAAAACCTACTGATTCTAATATTTTTCTTTCATAACTATTCTGATTAGCAACACCAATAATATAAATATTAGTATCTAAAAATAGACGTTGAGGGATATCATGAATCATGGTGATGCTGTGCTTTTAATAAATGTTCTTGAGCTATTTCTCTTTTGACATCTTGAATTAAATCAATAATTTGCTCAGAAGAATTATATCCTGAATTATCTAAGGAATTTTTTACCTGTGCTGCTAATATTTCTAGGGGAATTAGTGTTTGTTGCTGAAAATTTTCTGGTTGATTTTTGGTAACAGCTTGTGTTAAAATTATTGCTAACTCAGTTTCTAAACTATGTCCATTTTTTGCGGCTTGATATCTCAAATTTTCAACTATTTTGGGTTCTAAATTATCTAAGATTATTTTCATATTTAATACATAGCTTGGGATTAATTTATATTATATAGCAATCCGATTTGAATTTTGAGAAAATACGCAGGGTATATATGTTTTATCGCGTAAAATATGATTCATTGCCTAACGATTATAAATCGAGGAACCACACAAGCAAAACCCGCCTGCGCGGGTTATTTGATCAAGTCCACTCCCGTGGACTTTGGTTGTGTAGTAGCGAATTATATTCGCCCAATTGCTCAAGAATGATTTAGGATTGCTATATACCATAGCATTTCCTAGTGTCATGAAGTGGAAAATTATCTGCGTTTATCTGCGTTCATCTGCGTTAAATTAGGGTTGACTGAATAAACTCTAATATTTCCTATGTCTTCTCCCTCAAGCGGCTTACATACCATAAAATATTTTATTTGTCAATACCAAAAACTATAACCAGCAAACAACAGCATCAAAAATACTCAATTCTCTTGTCAGGAAATCTTGATAATTTGCTCAGATTTTTTGCAGATGTTCAGTTTTACGAGTTCTGAAATACTTACTGGGTAAAGGTTTGAAATTCCCTGCTGTAAACGCCTTCTTAAAAATAGGCACAATAAGGCAAATTACAAATTCTCCTAAATCATAGCAGAAGCCTGAAAATATTGCAATACCGTTAGTAAATAAAAATAATTCTCAATTAATTATTAAGAAAATATAAAGGAGGAAATTTTGAAAGTTATAAAATACTAAACTATTGGAAGTTTTGGATAATTTAAAATTATATAAAAGCCAAGAAAGAGCGATCGCCTATATATAGATATGTATTGTGAATAAATTTATCAAAAATAAATTATCTGCTTTTAATTGTAATTTCTAACAGAGGGAGTCAGATAAATGACTCACCCTTTGCAACTTTGCGCCTTTGCGTGAGAATTACCCCTTTTTACCCCGCAAAAACTCCCGCAAACTCAGTAAAGATACAGTATGACCCAAATTCAAAGGTAAAATTGACACACCTTCCAAACGAGACTGTACCCAACCTTCCCCCCAGTACCACTCATGAAAACCATCAATACCCCCACTGAGTAACAAGCGCAAACAATTATTTTTGGCTACATCTACATGATGATGAATTTTCACAGGTCCGGTGGAAGTAGTAAAATCAAAACCCGAAGTTAACTTTTCCGGCATTCCCGAAGAAAAACTTTGTCCTGATAGCCATTTTTCCAATTGTGCAGGAATTAATATACTATCGTGAATAGCATCAGCGGATGCTTCAATTTCAATTCGCAGTTGGCTTTGTTGAAAAGTACCTAGCATGGTGATTGGTAATTGGTAATTGGTGATTGGTAATTGGTAATTGGTGATTGGTGATTGGTGATTGGGTTATTAACTTCCCCCTGCTCCCTGCTCCCTGCTCCCCTGCTTATTCACTGTCCCCAGTCCCCAGTCCCTAGTCCCTCACAGGGGTAGGTTTTTAATATTATCTGTTAAGGCAGGACAAGGAAGACAAGGAGGGAACGTAGACAAGGAAGATTTTATACAAAAAATGGTCTGTTGAGCGTCCCTCATTGTTACCAATTGTACATTATTTGTACGGATTTACTCCCTTGTCCACTGTCCTTCCTTGTCCTCCAAGTCTTGCCCTCACGACAATGTAAAATACCTACCCTTGTGAGGTCCCTAGTCCCCAGTCCCCAGAAAACTTACAATATATAAAGTCATCTTGTTAAGAATTGTAAGGGTTTTTCATGGCAGATAAATTAATACGGGCTACAGCAGCGAATGGAGGGATTAAAGCAGTGGGAGTGATTACCACACGCTTAACAGAGGAGGCAAGAATACGCCATAAGCTTTCCTATGTGGCTACAGCAGCACTGGGAAGAACAATGTCCGCTGGTTTGTTGATGGCTTCTAGTATGAAGCGTCCAGGCTCTAGGGTCAATGTCCGGGTCAGGGGTGATGGTCCTTTGGGTGGTATATTGGTAGATGCCGGGTTAGATGGGACAGTCAGGGGCTATGTAGGAAATCCATCTGTAGAATTGCCTCCCAATGCTAAAGGTAAGTTAGATGTAGGAGGTGCTGTAGGTAGTGGTTATCTATATGTAGTTCGAGATATCGGCTATGGCTATCCTTACTCTAGTACAGTAGAACTGGTTTCGGGAGAAATTGGTGATGATGTGGCTCATTACCTGGTAAATTCAGAACAGACTCCTTCAGCTTTGGTTGTGGGTGTGTTTGTAGGAGCAGAAGGAGTGACTGCGGCAGGAGGGATATTGATTCAAGTTTTGCCTAAAGCTGCTAGAGATGAAGCTTTAGTGACAACCCTGGAATCACGAGTATCTGCTTTATCAGGGTTTACACCGTTGATGCAAGCTGGGAAGACGTTAACAGAGATTTTTCATGATTTACTGGGAGATATGGGACTGAATATTTTTCCAGAAAGTCAGATGT contains:
- a CDS encoding FitA-like ribbon-helix-helix domain-containing protein, producing the protein MKIILDNLEPKIVENLRYQAAKNGHSLETELAIILTQAVTKNQPENFQQQTLIPLEILAAQVKNSLDNSGYNSSEQIIDLIQDVKREIAQEHLLKAQHHHDS
- the hslO gene encoding Hsp33 family molecular chaperone HslO, translated to MADKLIRATAANGGIKAVGVITTRLTEEARIRHKLSYVATAALGRTMSAGLLMASSMKRPGSRVNVRVRGDGPLGGILVDAGLDGTVRGYVGNPSVELPPNAKGKLDVGGAVGSGYLYVVRDIGYGYPYSSTVELVSGEIGDDVAHYLVNSEQTPSALVVGVFVGAEGVTAAGGILIQVLPKAARDEALVTTLESRVSALSGFTPLMQAGKTLTEIFHDLLGDMGLNIFPESQMLRFHCGCSFDRVLGALKILGTAELQDMILKDDGAEATCDFCGNVYQANSDNLAQLIVDLQRETSVSE